Below is a window of Sporosarcina ureae DNA.
CCTCGTATCCGAATTAAAAGAATTTAAAAAGAAGATGGATCAATTCGATCTTCAAATGTTATTAAGCGATGAGTTTGATAAAAATAGTGCAGTAGTGGAAATACACTCAGGCGCAGGCGGCACCGAGTCCCAAGACTGGGCGTCTATGTTGCTTCGTATGTACACTCGCTGGGCAGAGCACCATGGCTTTAAAGTCGAAACACTCGACTATCAAGCAGGTGACGAGGCAGGAGTGAAGTCGGTGACACTCGGAATTAAAGGACATAATGCGTATGGCTACTTGAAAGCGGAGAAAGGTGTACATCGACTCGTTCGGATCTCACCATTTGACTCTTCAGGCAGACGCCATACATCCTTCTCTTCTATTGAAGTGATGCCGGAGTTTGAAGGCGACATCGAATTGGATTTGAAGTCGGAAGATATTAAGATTGATACGTATCGTTCAAGCGGCGCCGGCGGACAGCACGTTAACACGACGGACTCAGCTGTGCGTATGACTCACCTTCCAACGGGTGCAGTTGTTACGTGTCAGACGGAACGTTCACAGATCAAGAACCGTGAGCGTGCGATGAATCTTTTGAAAGCGAAGATCTACCAGATTCGCGTCGAGGAAGAGGAAGCGCGTTTGGCGGATATCCGTGGCGAGCAGAAGGAAATTGGATGGGGTAGTCAGATCCGTTCTTATGTGTTCCATCCGTATTCTATGGTGAAGGATCACCGTACGAATGAGGAGACGGGTAATGTGAGTTCTGTTATGGATGGCGAGATTGACCAGTTCATCAATGCGTACTTGCGTTCAAGAATTTCGTAATGGTTTAAAGACAGCCCAGCAGGTCAGTTTATCTGACTTGTTGTGGCTGTTTTTTTTTAGTAGAGAGGCTCGCGGGGGTGTTGGGGTGGTGATTGGCGCTTCGGAGGGGACGCTTTCCTGAGGGTTCGCGGCGAGCCAACCAGTCGCAAGCTCCCTTGGTTGTCTCGCCTGTCGAACTGATCCTCTAGGAGTCGCCCCTCCTACGCGCCAATCCCTTGCATAGTGAGTGGGTGCCACTTTTTGTAGTGTTTTAAAATTTCTAGGCTTTAAAAAATAAAAAAAATGATTTTTCGTATGAAGTAAAGGATTTAGCGCAGGCTACGACTTGGACTTAATCAAAAAAACGAACTAAATGCACTTGATTTTGAAATATTTCAAAGATGTTACAATGTTACAGATTATTACAATGTACGACTTACATCCATCCACTTTATACGTAGGATTGGAACGGAAGCTGGGGGCGACTCCTGGGGAATCAGAGTGATCTTGAGACCCTGGACTGAGCGTAGCGAGGGAAGCGGCTCAAGATTGCTCCCCCGGAAATGCGTCCCCCAGCTGCAGTGGAAATCCCGAACCACTCTCCATTGTCACCTTTTTATTACAAACATTTCTAATAATAAATGTTTAAGAAGCGGATTTTTGGTCAATACTATATTATGTACTCATTACCAAACCGTCCTTTTAGGCTAAATTTAGGCAAATAGCATAATTATCCATGGATAATTAGAAACTTTGTCATATCTGGTGCCCATTCACGGTCGTTTTTTGGTATACTACTTGTGTTACAAAAATACAAAGCAAAAGGGAGGATATTACATGAAGAACAAACTACTAGCTACACTTTTCGGAGCAGCACTAGTTCTTGGCGCTTGTGGTGGAGGCGACGATAACGCTTCAGAGCCAAAAGACGACGCTGCAAACGACAACGGCGCAGCTACTACTGAAGTAGATGCAGAAGCAGTTGTACAACAAAGCTGTGCGTCATGTCACGGAGGAAACTTAGAAGGTGGAGCAGGTCCAGCACTTGAGGACGTTGGTGCAAGACTTTCTGAAGAAGAAATCCACGACGTGATCGTTAACGGTAAAGGCGCTATGCCTCCTGGTATTATCCAAGGCGAAGAAGCAGACGCAGTTGCTGCTTGGTTAGCTGAAAAGAAATAATTCACATTACGATCGTTTCCAAGATAACATTGGGAACGATCTTTTTTTGTACATAATTCCCGAAGAAAATCCAAACTTCTACCAATTTGCTAGCTTGATCAATTGATACATAACTGTAATACATGATAGAGTAAAGCCCATGCTATAATAAAAATGGCGAATATGAGAGAAAAACAAAATTCAGGTGGTTATCATGTATGATTGTAATGAAAAATGTATACAAAAAGTACCCGAATGGTGTTATAGCCTCTAACGGAATTCATGTCGAAATCGAAAAAGGGGAATTTGTATATGTCGTTGGTCCAAGTGGTGCAGGTAAATCCACGTTCATCAAAATGATGTACCGTGAAGAAATCCCAACTAGTGGATTGATTTACTTTAACAATACCGAACTAAC
It encodes the following:
- the cccB gene encoding cytochrome c551, whose amino-acid sequence is MKNKLLATLFGAALVLGACGGGDDNASEPKDDAANDNGAATTEVDAEAVVQQSCASCHGGNLEGGAGPALEDVGARLSEEEIHDVIVNGKGAMPPGIIQGEEADAVAAWLAEKK
- the prfB gene encoding peptide chain release factor 2 (programmed frameshift), translating into MELSDVRNELEKTAKKLVDFRGSLDLENKETSMQELDEMMMEPGFWDDQDAAQKVISQSNALKDVVGEYHELSETQENLEMTLELLREEADEELQEDLVSELKEFKKKMDQFDLQMLLSDEFDKNSAVVEIHSGAGGTESQDWASMLLRMYTRWAEHHGFKVETLDYQAGDEAGVKSVTLGIKGHNAYGYLKAEKGVHRLVRISPFDSSGRRHTSFSSIEVMPEFEGDIELDLKSEDIKIDTYRSSGAGGQHVNTTDSAVRMTHLPTGAVVTCQTERSQIKNRERAMNLLKAKIYQIRVEEEEARLADIRGEQKEIGWGSQIRSYVFHPYSMVKDHRTNEETGNVSSVMDGEIDQFINAYLRSRIS